Proteins found in one Acidobacteriota bacterium genomic segment:
- a CDS encoding OmpH family outer membrane protein, with protein MRAFAVVVAFSVVLTASPTFAQAPAAPAPAPAQAAPPAAAPAQPPAPRPFPQGAKVAYVVLQRIANESADGRVATTRIQALQQKKAAELTNKQTQMQAMQARLEKEGAVMSAAVAADLQKQIEKINVEVQRFTQDAQAEVQELQQDLQSEFQQRLEPVLQQVAAEMDLQFIFNGPDAGLVWADAALDISGEVIKKLDSAKPVTAKPAAPTKPPGR; from the coding sequence ATGAGAGCTTTTGCTGTTGTTGTTGCGTTTAGCGTGGTGCTGACCGCATCTCCCACGTTCGCCCAGGCGCCCGCCGCCCCCGCCCCGGCCCCGGCCCAGGCGGCCCCGCCCGCGGCGGCCCCGGCCCAGCCGCCCGCTCCGCGGCCGTTCCCGCAGGGCGCCAAGGTGGCGTACGTCGTGTTGCAGCGGATTGCCAACGAATCGGCCGACGGCCGGGTCGCGACCACCCGCATCCAGGCGCTGCAGCAGAAGAAGGCTGCCGAGCTGACCAACAAGCAGACGCAGATGCAGGCCATGCAGGCGCGGCTCGAGAAGGAAGGCGCCGTCATGAGCGCGGCCGTCGCGGCCGACCTGCAAAAGCAGATTGAGAAGATCAACGTCGAGGTGCAGCGTTTCACGCAGGACGCGCAGGCCGAAGTGCAGGAGCTGCAGCAGGATCTGCAGAGCGAGTTCCAGCAGCGCCTCGAGCCGGTGTTGCAGCAGGTCGCCGCTGAAATGGACCTGCAGTTCATCTTCAACGGACCGGACGCCGGTTTGGTGTGGGCGGATGCCGCGCTCGACATCTCGGGCGAAGTCATCAAGAAGCTCGACTCGGCCAAGCCCGTGACGGCAAAGCCGGCAGCGCCCACCAAGCCGC